GAAAGCAGAGAAACAAAAAGTTATTCTCAATACTCTTAAAATAATAGGTAATAAAAAGTTAAAGGAGATTAAAGAGCGTTTACCTGATGAATATACCTATGATGAAATAAAATTAGTTCGAGCATGGTTTAAGAGAATTGACAATGAACAATGGACAATGGACAATTAAATTTCAATGTATTTTTCAAAGTAGGTTGGGTTGAGGAAACGAAACTCAACTATATGAAATAGAATCAGGTTAAGAGAGTATATTATTTTTTACTGGCTCGTAGTAAAGGCTTCAGCCCTAAAATGGTTATTATTGGAGATGTCTATTATTAAAAAAAATAGGTTTTGAACAAAGAATTTGGGGATATTATTCCACAACCAAAAAGTTTACGATTAGGTTAATTATTTTATTTTAAATAGGATCTTTTAAACTCAGGAAAAAAAGCAATGACAGCAGTTATAAGTAAACCCAGAGGAGAAAATATTGTTAGGTTAAACTCCGTTAGTTGGACGACTTTTAATCGCCTTCTCAATGAATTAGGCAATAAAAGAAATCAACGTTTAACTTACTATGATAACGTTTTAGAGATTATGAGCCCTTTAGGTGTACATGAAAATAATAATCGTTTTATTGAAAGTTTAATTTTTGTAATAGCCGATGAATTAGGATTAAATTTGAAGAAGTTTGGCTCATTAACCCTTAAATCGAACCAATTTCAACAAGCGGTAGAGCCTGATTCTTGTTATTATTTACAGAATGAGCCTAAAGTTAGAAATAAACAACAAATTGATCTGACAAACGATCCGCCTCCTGATTTAGTATTAGAAATAGATATAACTGGTGGTTCATTACATAAATTACCTATTTATGCTAACTTAGGTGTGCCAGAAATCTGGCGTTATGATGGAGAAAAATTAACCGTTTTTATTCTTAAAAAAGACATCAACAATTATCAGGAGGTAGATAAAAGTTTAGCGTTTCCA
The sequence above is a segment of the Cyanobacterium stanieri PCC 7202 genome. Coding sequences within it:
- a CDS encoding protein of unknown function DUF820 (PFAM: Protein of unknown function (DUF820)~COGs: COG4636 conserved hypothetical protein~InterPro IPR008538~KEGG: syn:slr2084 hypothetical protein~PFAM: protein of unknown function DUF820~SPTR: Slr2084 protein) — protein: MTAVISKPRGENIVRLNSVSWTTFNRLLNELGNKRNQRLTYYDNVLEIMSPLGVHENNNRFIESLIFVIADELGLNLKKFGSLTLKSNQFQQAVEPDSCYYLQNEPKVRNKQQIDLTNDPPPDLVLEIDITGGSLHKLPIYANLGVPEIWRYDGEKLTVFILKKDINNYQEVDKSLAFPFLNLSVIPELIEQSLIDGETAVLRGFRNSFKNSL